The following are from one region of the Roseobacter fucihabitans genome:
- a CDS encoding cytochrome C oxidase subunit IV family protein, translating to MTRAHLIRAWVVLAALTALGTALHFSALPPKIAGSLILLAAWLKARLVLLDYLELRGVPGWSGGILFGLLGFVVLLLLLFLAV from the coding sequence ATGACCCGAGCGCATCTGATCCGTGCTTGGGTAGTTCTTGCAGCCCTCACCGCCCTCGGCACCGCTTTGCATTTTAGCGCGCTGCCGCCGAAAATCGCCGGCAGTCTGATCCTCTTGGCGGCATGGCTCAAGGCGCGCCTGGTGCTGTTGGATTATCTGGAACTGCGCGGCGTGCCTGGGTGGTCGGGCGGCATCCTTTTTGGGCTGCTCGGCTTTGTTGTCCTGCTGCTGCTGCTGTTTCTGGCGGTTTAG
- a CDS encoding ABC transporter permease: MSQIIALASVEFRILQRNRWLIIATGLLSVFALALTLAGATTSGALGVDLLTVSVASMTTLAVYLVPLVALLISFETIAGDAERGSLALVLTYPVSRGALLAGKFLAHLAALAIAVCIGFGLSGLISLALGGAGPASGIALLRLMLGAILLGAAFIALGYVVSSLSRSVAAAAGGAGFVWLVLVVLYDLVLLALVVWDNGGVFSREIFPWALLANPADALRLFAVTGSADQALVTGMGAAAAALPAQGALLSLLFWPVAGLLLARVVFGRRVP, from the coding sequence ATGAGCCAGATCATTGCCCTCGCCAGCGTCGAATTCCGCATTTTGCAACGCAACCGCTGGCTGATCATCGCCACGGGTCTGTTATCCGTGTTTGCTCTGGCCCTGACGCTCGCGGGGGCCACCACCTCCGGCGCGCTGGGGGTGGATCTGTTGACCGTTTCGGTGGCGTCGATGACGACACTGGCGGTCTATTTGGTGCCGCTGGTGGCGCTTTTGATCTCTTTCGAGACAATTGCGGGGGACGCGGAGCGCGGCTCTCTGGCGTTGGTGCTGACCTATCCGGTGTCGCGCGGCGCGCTTTTAGCGGGCAAATTCCTCGCGCATCTGGCGGCATTGGCCATCGCGGTCTGCATCGGGTTCGGGCTCTCGGGGCTTATATCGCTTGCGCTTGGCGGTGCGGGACCCGCCAGCGGGATCGCCCTGCTGCGCTTGATGCTGGGGGCGATTCTTTTGGGGGCGGCGTTTATTGCCCTGGGCTATGTCGTTTCAAGCCTCAGCCGGTCGGTGGCCGCAGCCGCGGGCGGGGCCGGGTTCGTCTGGCTCGTTCTGGTCGTGCTCTATGATCTGGTCCTGCTAGCGCTGGTCGTCTGGGACAATGGCGGGGTGTTCAGCCGGGAAATCTTCCCATGGGCGCTGCTGGCCAATCCTGCCGATGCCCTGCGGCTTTTTGCCGTCACGGGGTCCGCAGATCAGGCGCTGGTGACAGGCATGGGGGCAGCGGCGGCGGCGCTGCCTGCGCAGGGTGCACTGCTGTCCCTGTTGTTCTGGCCGGTGGCCGGATTGCTGCTGGCGCGTGTTGTTTTTGGACGGAGGGTGCCATGA
- a CDS encoding nitric oxide reductase activation protein NorD: protein MSDALEPWEPEETIGKIWHRWASHFDAPEPAYPEAAVHLEDEIARLAVLFRGLGGDASVEIRPAMAEASHHRLSWRRRLGTWAEHAPQASFDGGILRLPITLDLFADRALNRGLYTWLTVCTASLRDIPETLDDPLAADIAYLHAGQEMVLRALTQCPGFKSLFVALKDAHLAARPRTALPRAEASAEALARYVLGEGDAPEPPPGAAPRNYRPLRPVPLWPRLLPGDPNAFCAPNDAPEAADTGQEEALETTRKGKRKAADQTERRDSLILHKFEAILSFADFLNLNRRTDDDDLEAAKKAMDDLDELSLTNISKAPASKFKLNLDLAPSDVNREAISGQHTYDEWDVQSQSYLPDHCCVYASETEPAAAPAPQDAPAKRRIRNVRRQFEAFRPRPVTLKSQPDGDTLDLSAVIRARADLAATGSAHDRLWCQTRPSSRDLAVSILIDTSRSTESAVTGRAVIDIEREALTALAWGLHACGDPLAIHAFSSLRRDRVYVERCKDFTEPMSAKVECKLASLRPGFYTRLGAAIRHVSADLQTPPQTAKLLLVLTDGKPNDIDHYEGRHGIEDTRKAVLEARMRGQSVFGITVDPKGQSWFPRLFGPGGYAVIAQPEHLITTLPALYRQLVGDGG from the coding sequence ATGTCGGACGCGCTGGAACCCTGGGAGCCGGAAGAGACCATCGGGAAGATCTGGCACCGTTGGGCCAGCCATTTCGATGCACCAGAACCCGCCTACCCGGAAGCGGCCGTGCATCTTGAAGATGAAATCGCGCGTCTGGCGGTACTGTTCAGGGGTCTGGGGGGCGATGCATCCGTCGAGATACGCCCCGCCATGGCAGAGGCCAGCCACCACCGTCTCAGCTGGCGGCGCAGGCTTGGCACATGGGCGGAACATGCGCCCCAGGCGAGCTTTGACGGCGGGATCCTGCGCCTGCCGATCACCCTTGATCTCTTTGCGGATAGGGCGCTCAATCGCGGGCTTTATACCTGGTTGACGGTTTGCACGGCCAGCCTGCGCGATATCCCCGAGACGCTGGATGACCCGCTGGCCGCCGATATCGCCTATTTACATGCGGGGCAGGAAATGGTGCTGCGCGCCCTGACGCAATGCCCTGGTTTCAAATCGCTCTTTGTGGCGCTGAAGGATGCGCATCTCGCCGCGCGTCCCCGTACCGCATTGCCCCGCGCAGAGGCCAGCGCCGAAGCCCTCGCGCGGTATGTCTTGGGCGAAGGCGATGCGCCGGAACCGCCCCCCGGTGCTGCCCCGCGCAACTACCGTCCCTTGCGGCCCGTGCCGCTCTGGCCACGGTTGCTCCCCGGTGATCCCAATGCGTTCTGCGCGCCCAATGACGCGCCAGAGGCTGCTGACACGGGCCAGGAGGAAGCGCTTGAAACCACCAGAAAGGGCAAACGCAAAGCCGCCGACCAGACCGAGCGGCGCGACAGCCTGATCCTGCATAAATTCGAAGCCATCCTCAGCTTTGCCGATTTCCTGAACCTGAACCGGCGCACCGATGACGATGATCTGGAGGCGGCCAAAAAGGCGATGGATGATCTCGACGAACTCTCGCTGACCAACATCTCCAAGGCCCCCGCCAGCAAATTCAAACTGAACCTCGATCTGGCTCCTTCGGATGTGAACCGCGAAGCGATCTCGGGCCAGCACACCTATGATGAATGGGACGTGCAAAGCCAAAGCTACCTGCCCGATCACTGCTGCGTCTACGCCTCTGAAACCGAACCCGCCGCCGCGCCCGCGCCGCAGGACGCCCCCGCCAAGCGCCGTATCCGCAACGTGCGCCGCCAGTTTGAGGCCTTTCGCCCGCGCCCCGTTACGCTGAAATCACAACCCGACGGCGACACGCTGGACCTCTCCGCTGTCATCCGCGCGCGCGCCGATCTTGCCGCTACCGGGTCGGCCCATGATCGCCTGTGGTGCCAGACACGGCCCTCCTCGCGCGACCTCGCCGTCTCCATCCTGATCGACACCTCGCGCAGCACCGAAAGCGCGGTGACGGGTCGCGCCGTGATCGACATTGAACGCGAAGCGCTGACCGCGCTGGCCTGGGGGCTGCACGCTTGCGGTGATCCGCTGGCGATCCATGCGTTTTCCTCGCTGCGCCGGGATCGCGTCTATGTTGAGCGGTGCAAGGATTTCACCGAACCCATGAGCGCCAAGGTCGAATGTAAACTGGCCAGCCTGCGGCCCGGTTTCTATACTCGTCTTGGGGCCGCGATCCGGCATGTATCGGCGGATCTGCAAACCCCACCGCAGACGGCCAAATTATTGCTGGTGCTGACCGATGGGAAACCCAACGACATCGACCATTATGAAGGGCGTCACGGGATCGAGGACACCCGTAAAGCGGTGCTTGAAGCGCGGATGCGCGGCCAATCCGTCTTTGGCATAACCGTCGATCCCAAGGGTCAAAGCTGGTTTCCACGCCTGTTTGGGCCCGGTGGCTATGCGGTCATTGCCCAACCCGAACATCTCATCACCACGCTGCCTGCGCTTTATCGACAACTGGTCGGCGACGGCGGGTGA
- a CDS encoding cbb3-type cytochrome c oxidase subunit I, whose amino-acid sequence MKYKSQSIALVYFSVALALFAVQVSGGLLLGWIYVSPNFLSEILPFNIVRMLHTNSLIVWLLLGFMGAAYFVIPEESEREIHSPLLAYIQLAIMVLGTAGVVVTYLFNLFEGNWLLGKEGREFLEQPVWVKLGIVVAALIFMYNITMTVLQGRKTAITNVLLLGLWGLTLLFLFAFYNPSNLALDKQYWWFVVHLWVEGTWELIMASVLAFLMLKLTGVDREIVEKWLYLIVATALFSGILGTGHHYYFIGMPGYWLWIGSIFSALEVVPFFGMMAFAFVMVWKGRKDHPNKAALLWSLGCATLAFFGAGVWGFMHTLHGINYYTHGTQITAAHGHLAFFGAYVSLNLAIFSYAFPILRQRDPYNQVLNMASFWLMAGGMTFMTFVLTFAGTVQTHAQRVQGEYFMDVQDALAIFYWMRFGSGIAVVLGALLFIYAVAMPRKELISASPKVPAE is encoded by the coding sequence ATGAAATACAAATCTCAATCCATCGCATTGGTCTACTTCTCCGTAGCTCTCGCGCTTTTCGCTGTTCAGGTTTCAGGGGGGCTGCTTTTGGGCTGGATCTATGTCAGCCCCAATTTCCTGTCCGAAATCCTGCCCTTCAACATCGTGCGCATGTTGCACACAAACTCGCTGATTGTCTGGCTCCTCTTGGGCTTCATGGGGGCGGCCTATTTTGTGATCCCCGAGGAATCCGAGCGCGAAATCCATTCGCCCCTGCTGGCCTATATCCAGCTTGCCATCATGGTGCTTGGCACGGCTGGCGTCGTCGTGACCTATCTGTTCAACCTGTTTGAGGGCAACTGGCTGCTTGGCAAGGAGGGGCGCGAGTTCCTGGAACAACCCGTCTGGGTCAAACTGGGCATCGTCGTGGCCGCGCTGATCTTCATGTATAACATCACCATGACCGTGCTGCAGGGTCGCAAAACCGCGATCACGAACGTATTGCTGTTGGGCCTTTGGGGGCTGACGCTGCTCTTCCTCTTTGCCTTTTACAACCCGTCGAACCTCGCACTCGACAAGCAATACTGGTGGTTCGTCGTGCACCTCTGGGTTGAAGGCACATGGGAGCTGATCATGGCCTCCGTCCTCGCCTTCCTGATGCTCAAACTGACCGGCGTGGACCGCGAAATCGTGGAAAAATGGCTGTATCTCATTGTCGCGACGGCCTTGTTTTCCGGCATTCTCGGCACGGGGCACCACTATTATTTCATCGGGATGCCGGGCTATTGGTTGTGGATCGGCTCGATCTTCTCCGCGCTCGAAGTGGTGCCTTTCTTCGGCATGATGGCCTTTGCCTTTGTGATGGTTTGGAAGGGTCGCAAGGACCACCCCAACAAGGCTGCTTTGCTCTGGTCGCTGGGCTGTGCCACGCTGGCGTTTTTTGGCGCGGGCGTCTGGGGTTTCATGCATACGCTGCACGGGATCAACTACTATACCCACGGCACGCAGATTACCGCCGCGCATGGTCACCTCGCGTTTTTTGGCGCTTACGTTTCGCTGAACCTCGCGATCTTCAGCTATGCATTTCCGATCCTGCGCCAGCGTGATCCCTATAATCAGGTGCTCAACATGGCGTCCTTTTGGTTGATGGCGGGGGGTATGACCTTCATGACCTTCGTGCTGACCTTCGCAGGTACGGTTCAAACCCATGCACAGCGCGTTCAGGGTGAGTATTTCATGGATGTACAGGACGCGCTTGCGATCTTCTACTGGATGCGCTTTGGCTCCGGTATCGCGGTGGTTCTTGGGGCGCTCTTGTTCATCTATGCGGTGGCCATGCCGCGCAAGGAACTGATTTCCGCTTCACCGAAAGTGCCTGCGGAATGA
- a CDS encoding Crp/Fnr family transcriptional regulator: MDAAFLNDHDREALRHSTLCSAMNEDELSSVMASGRILNLGRSEYLFEQGERAHNLFLILDGWAQITRDECDGTHTLIETFHRGDCLAEAPAFLGKIYPASAQAMTDLKVLTINGEMLLDIMQSNRALLAQALASVFRKLHTLIDDVESLKTLTIRERLANFLLEHARSTPDGQAFTLPFSKSLIAAKIGTSPQQLSRTFTELKEFGVTSRGQKTTIEESDVLRAMLSKT, from the coding sequence ATGGACGCTGCATTTCTGAATGATCATGATCGGGAGGCGCTGCGGCATTCGACGCTTTGTTCGGCGATGAACGAAGATGAACTTTCCAGTGTCATGGCAAGTGGCCGAATTCTGAATTTGGGGCGTTCAGAGTATCTGTTCGAGCAGGGTGAGCGCGCGCATAATCTATTTTTGATTCTGGATGGCTGGGCGCAGATCACGCGCGATGAGTGCGATGGTACGCATACGCTGATCGAAACCTTCCACAGAGGCGATTGTCTGGCAGAGGCCCCGGCCTTTCTGGGCAAAATCTATCCTGCCTCTGCGCAGGCCATGACCGATCTCAAAGTGCTGACGATTAACGGAGAAATGCTGCTCGATATTATGCAGAGCAACCGTGCCTTACTGGCGCAGGCGCTTGCTTCGGTATTTCGAAAGCTTCACACTCTCATTGACGATGTGGAATCGCTCAAAACGCTTACGATCCGTGAAAGGCTTGCGAACTTTCTGTTGGAGCACGCCAGGAGTACCCCGGACGGGCAGGCCTTTACCTTGCCTTTCAGCAAATCCCTCATTGCCGCCAAAATCGGCACCAGCCCTCAGCAATTGTCGCGTACCTTTACCGAACTAAAGGAATTTGGCGTCACGTCACGCGGACAGAAAACCACGATTGAGGAGTCTGATGTGCTGCGCGCTATGCTGTCAAAAACCTGA
- a CDS encoding FAD:protein FMN transferase — protein MSTRPLSRRRFLRISAAVPLCGLSRNALAAASTTSWRGQALGAQAQIIVAGLDPAEAAPVFAQVRDEIARLETILSLYRPHSELSRLNATGALMSPSADLLEVLSLSKSVWQASGGSFDPTIQPLWIARALGEPAPAPSGDFGDVVFSAKAARLKPGSALTLNGIAQGYITDRVAELLRRLGLQNVIVDAGEQRAWGSRPEGGAWRVGIADPSGTVVRNLTLKDRALATSSSRGTVLTDGRGHIIDARSGLSAQLWNTLSVTHETAALADALSTAACCLNTQETEAMLGHFPSASLAYRG, from the coding sequence ATGAGCACGCGCCCCCTTTCACGCCGCAGGTTTTTGCGGATTTCAGCGGCGGTTCCCCTCTGCGGCCTATCGCGCAACGCCCTCGCCGCAGCATCCACCACCTCTTGGCGGGGCCAGGCCTTAGGGGCACAGGCGCAGATCATCGTTGCCGGTCTCGATCCAGCGGAAGCGGCACCCGTCTTCGCACAGGTCCGCGATGAAATCGCCCGACTTGAGACCATCCTGAGTCTCTATCGGCCCCACTCCGAGTTGAGCCGGCTGAACGCAACCGGGGCGTTAATGTCGCCCTCCGCTGACCTGTTGGAGGTGCTCAGCCTGTCAAAATCGGTTTGGCAAGCCTCAGGCGGCTCTTTCGATCCCACGATCCAACCGCTCTGGATCGCGCGGGCCTTGGGCGAACCTGCCCCTGCCCCATCGGGTGATTTTGGCGATGTTGTGTTTTCTGCAAAGGCGGCACGGCTCAAACCCGGCTCTGCTCTGACGCTTAACGGCATCGCGCAGGGATATATCACGGACCGTGTTGCAGAGCTGTTGCGCCGCCTCGGGTTACAGAACGTGATTGTGGATGCCGGCGAACAGCGCGCCTGGGGCAGCCGTCCCGAGGGGGGGGCCTGGCGCGTCGGAATTGCGGATCCATCGGGGACGGTCGTACGAAATTTGACACTCAAGGACCGCGCTCTGGCCACATCCTCGTCGCGGGGGACGGTTTTGACGGACGGGCGAGGACACATCATTGATGCGCGCAGTGGCCTCTCGGCCCAGCTTTGGAACACGCTCAGCGTGACCCATGAAACTGCCGCCCTTGCGGATGCCCTGTCCACGGCAGCTTGCTGCCTTAATACGCAGGAAACGGAGGCCATGCTCGGGCATTTTCCTTCCGCCAGCCTGGCGTATCGGGGATAG
- a CDS encoding cytochrome c family protein, with translation MFHKLSIGLLALTIATPALASGDAASGEKVFRKCKACHAVGEDAKNKVGPALNGIIGAAAGANADFKYSDALMEKAAGGLVWTEEEMTAFLTKPKEYLPKTKMSFAGLRKEDDVADVIAYLATFN, from the coding sequence ATGTTCCATAAACTCTCAATCGGCCTGCTGGCCCTGACGATCGCGACCCCCGCGCTGGCATCGGGTGACGCTGCAAGTGGCGAAAAGGTCTTTCGCAAATGCAAGGCCTGCCACGCCGTGGGCGAAGACGCTAAGAACAAGGTCGGACCGGCTCTGAACGGCATCATTGGCGCGGCCGCAGGGGCCAATGCCGATTTCAAATACTCCGATGCGCTGATGGAAAAGGCCGCAGGCGGTCTCGTCTGGACCGAAGAGGAAATGACCGCGTTTCTAACCAAACCCAAAGAATACCTGCCAAAGACCAAGATGAGCTTTGCCGGTTTGCGCAAAGAAGACGACGTGGCGGACGTTATTGCCTATCTGGCGACCTTCAACTGA
- a CDS encoding Crp/Fnr family transcriptional regulator has product MGTIFEIAGRAPIFRNLPPTDLERLLYKSSVRHLDRGASVYLQGEEAHSLYVVLEGWVKTYRMTPCGNEAVIGIFTKCSSFGEEAALGDQSFMAGAEAVSTGMVLQIDARALSQALSGNMVLCQSVLSGAMESNRSLVEHVEQLKSHTGGQRIADFLLSLCAGKTGNCTVILPYDKVLIAAWLGMKPESLSRAFRRLKSYGVTIQKDHAIIASVERLAEYADEDPAESWSAKHERKAERRIGSN; this is encoded by the coding sequence ATGGGGACAATATTTGAGATCGCCGGGCGCGCTCCGATCTTTCGAAACCTACCGCCAACAGATTTGGAAAGACTACTTTACAAGTCATCCGTTCGTCATCTTGATCGGGGGGCTTCGGTATATTTGCAGGGGGAAGAAGCACACAGCCTGTATGTTGTGTTGGAAGGATGGGTCAAAACCTATCGCATGACGCCTTGCGGGAACGAGGCCGTGATCGGCATCTTTACCAAATGCAGCAGTTTCGGCGAGGAAGCAGCCCTTGGAGATCAGAGCTTCATGGCAGGCGCGGAAGCCGTCTCCACGGGTATGGTTTTGCAAATTGACGCACGGGCGCTGTCCCAGGCCCTGTCGGGGAATATGGTGCTGTGCCAATCGGTTCTATCCGGCGCGATGGAAAGCAACCGGTCGCTGGTTGAGCATGTGGAACAATTGAAATCACACACCGGCGGGCAGCGCATCGCCGATTTTCTGCTGTCGCTCTGCGCAGGTAAAACCGGAAACTGCACGGTGATACTTCCATATGATAAGGTGCTGATTGCGGCATGGTTGGGTATGAAACCTGAATCTCTGTCGCGCGCCTTTCGGCGTTTAAAAAGCTACGGCGTGACGATCCAGAAAGATCATGCCATTATTGCTTCTGTGGAACGGTTGGCCGAATACGCCGATGAAGATCCCGCAGAATCCTGGAGCGCAAAACATGAACGCAAAGCTGAACGCCGTATTGGCAGCAATTGA
- a CDS encoding nitrous oxide reductase accessory protein NosL — protein sequence MRTLILLCALALTACKEDIAEAPDPMPLTAENLAHYCMMNISEHPGPKAQIFLSGLPDPIFFAQVRDAFTYIASAEQDGYITAIYVNDMAIAPWATPGAENWITASDAHYVIGSGKMGGMGAPELVPFSTKASAASFKADYGGQIYRMDDVPQDAFLAPVDITFSGEENG from the coding sequence ATGAGAACTCTGATTTTGCTTTGCGCGTTGGCGTTGACCGCCTGCAAGGAAGATATCGCCGAAGCACCCGATCCAATGCCGCTCACGGCAGAAAACCTCGCGCACTACTGCATGATGAACATCTCCGAACACCCCGGCCCCAAGGCGCAGATTTTCCTGAGCGGTCTGCCGGACCCAATCTTCTTTGCGCAAGTCCGGGACGCCTTTACCTATATCGCCAGCGCCGAGCAGGACGGCTATATCACGGCCATCTACGTCAATGACATGGCCATCGCGCCCTGGGCCACACCGGGCGCAGAGAACTGGATCACGGCCAGTGATGCGCATTATGTGATCGGTTCGGGCAAGATGGGCGGCATGGGCGCTCCCGAACTTGTCCCGTTTTCCACAAAGGCCAGTGCAGCGTCCTTCAAAGCCGATTACGGCGGGCAGATTTATAGAATGGATGATGTGCCACAAGACGCATTTCTCGCCCCCGTAGACATCACATTCTCAGGAGAGGAAAACGGATGA
- a CDS encoding cytochrome c, producing MRDVLTTSMARNIFYGGSLFFILIFVGLSVHSHYYIVNTSTNAATLTDEVAHGKHLWERHGCVNCHTILGEGAYFAPELGNVMTRWGVEDDPEAAFETLKGWMDAMPTGIEGRRQMPNFGLEDDEYRALSEFLLWTNTIRNQDWPPNDAG from the coding sequence ATGCGTGACGTTCTCACGACTTCCATGGCCCGCAACATATTCTATGGCGGGTCACTGTTTTTCATTCTCATCTTCGTCGGTCTGTCGGTGCATTCGCACTATTACATCGTCAACACCTCCACGAATGCGGCGACCCTTACGGATGAGGTCGCCCACGGCAAGCATCTGTGGGAGCGCCATGGCTGCGTCAATTGCCATACGATCCTTGGGGAAGGTGCCTATTTCGCCCCTGAGCTTGGCAATGTGATGACCCGCTGGGGTGTTGAGGACGATCCTGAAGCCGCCTTTGAGACCCTCAAAGGCTGGATGGACGCCATGCCCACGGGCATTGAAGGGCGCCGTCAGATGCCGAACTTTGGCCTTGAGGACGACGAATACCGCGCGCTGAGCGAGTTCCTTTTGTGGACCAACACGATCCGCAATCAGGACTGGCCCCCCAACGACGCAGGATAA
- a CDS encoding DUF4202 domain-containing protein translates to MNAKLNAVLAAIDIANRADPTLEADETGTEQPEAYLYGVRMTSELDRLFGETASDVLRIAARGQHIERWLLKRAEYAQGRAGYLQWRRDQGQAHGARLAGLMQDAGYAQEACDRVGVLLRKEGIKRDAEVQQLEDVICFTFLKWYFGPFAAKHPEDKVLDIVGKTARKMSDAARARVLSEFDLPVPLADAVKAAA, encoded by the coding sequence ATGAACGCAAAGCTGAACGCCGTATTGGCAGCAATTGACATCGCCAACCGTGCCGATCCGACCCTGGAGGCGGATGAGACGGGTACAGAGCAGCCGGAGGCCTATCTCTACGGGGTGCGCATGACTTCTGAGCTGGACCGGTTGTTTGGCGAAACCGCCAGTGACGTCCTGCGAATTGCAGCGCGTGGCCAGCATATCGAACGGTGGTTGCTCAAGCGGGCGGAATACGCGCAAGGGCGCGCCGGTTATTTGCAATGGCGGCGCGATCAGGGGCAGGCCCATGGTGCACGTCTGGCCGGGTTGATGCAGGACGCCGGTTATGCGCAGGAGGCCTGCGACCGGGTTGGCGTGTTGTTGCGCAAAGAGGGCATCAAGCGAGATGCAGAGGTGCAGCAGTTGGAAGATGTGATTTGTTTTACTTTCCTGAAATGGTATTTCGGACCTTTCGCGGCCAAACACCCTGAGGATAAAGTGCTCGACATCGTCGGCAAGACAGCACGCAAGATGTCGGATGCGGCGCGTGCGCGGGTGTTGAGCGAGTTCGACTTACCGGTGCCGCTTGCGGATGCTGTGAAAGCCGCGGCCTAA
- a CDS encoding CbbQ/NirQ/NorQ/GpvN family protein: MNMAYTPIDKGAADAPFYMPQGSECELFEAAYHANMPLLLKGPTGCGKTRFVSHMAARLGRPLYTVACHDDLSAADLIGRYLLKGGDTVWADGPLTRAVRDGAICYLDEVVEARKDVTVVLHPLTDDRRILPIDRTGETLEAAPGFMLVASYNPGYQNILKTLKPSTRQRFLSASFDFPPLDQETRIVAQESGLEPERCKNLVRLAGKFRALKGQDIEEGVSTRLVIYTATLIAKGMPMTQAIHAAMIEPLTDDADVQQGLSDIVTAIFG; the protein is encoded by the coding sequence ATGAACATGGCATATACACCAATCGACAAGGGGGCGGCTGACGCCCCCTTTTACATGCCTCAAGGGTCGGAATGTGAGCTGTTCGAGGCGGCATATCACGCCAACATGCCGCTTCTGCTCAAGGGGCCGACGGGTTGCGGCAAAACCCGTTTCGTGTCACATATGGCTGCGCGCCTTGGTCGCCCGCTTTATACGGTGGCCTGTCATGATGATCTCTCTGCGGCGGATCTGATCGGGCGATACCTGCTCAAGGGTGGTGATACCGTCTGGGCCGATGGGCCTCTGACCCGTGCGGTGCGGGATGGCGCAATCTGCTACCTCGATGAGGTCGTGGAGGCGCGCAAGGATGTGACCGTCGTGCTGCACCCGCTGACCGATGACCGGCGCATCCTGCCGATTGATCGCACCGGGGAGACCTTGGAAGCAGCGCCCGGTTTCATGCTGGTGGCCTCCTATAACCCCGGCTATCAGAACATCCTCAAAACGCTGAAACCCTCGACGCGGCAACGGTTCCTCTCCGCCAGTTTCGATTTCCCGCCTCTGGATCAGGAGACCCGGATCGTGGCACAGGAAAGCGGGCTGGAACCTGAACGCTGCAAGAACCTTGTGCGTCTTGCGGGTAAATTCCGCGCGCTCAAGGGGCAAGACATTGAGGAAGGCGTTTCAACGCGGTTGGTGATCTATACCGCCACGCTGATCGCCAAGGGCATGCCCATGACGCAAGCGATCCATGCTGCGATGATCGAACCGCTGACCGATGACGCGGACGTGCAACAGGGGTTGTCCGACATCGTTACGGCCATCTTTGGCTGA
- a CDS encoding cytochrome c oxidase subunit 3, with translation MWVLIFSELAVFGAGLAAFMAVRLTDPAGFAAAQSTLMVGMAGVNTIVLVTSGLFAALATISVTKPAARMWLLAASMLGAVFLWLKGVEYAGKSAAGITFETHSFFTFYYLLTGFHAAHVVAGIVMLALVGWQAQPRIIQTGVAFWHMVDLVWVLLFPVIYLL, from the coding sequence ATGTGGGTGTTGATCTTCTCTGAACTGGCGGTTTTTGGCGCAGGGCTTGCGGCTTTCATGGCCGTGCGCCTGACCGATCCCGCCGGTTTTGCTGCGGCTCAAAGCACGCTCATGGTGGGGATGGCGGGGGTAAACACCATCGTTTTGGTCACGTCGGGCCTTTTTGCCGCCCTTGCGACGATTTCGGTGACCAAACCTGCGGCCAGGATGTGGCTTCTGGCGGCAAGCATGTTGGGGGCGGTCTTTCTATGGCTCAAGGGGGTCGAATACGCCGGAAAATCTGCGGCCGGGATCACGTTCGAGACCCATAGCTTCTTTACCTTTTACTACCTGCTGACCGGTTTTCACGCGGCCCATGTGGTCGCGGGCATCGTCATGCTGGCACTGGTCGGCTGGCAGGCGCAGCCAAGGATCATCCAGACCGGTGTCGCCTTCTGGCATATGGTCGATCTGGTCTGGGTACTGCTCTTTCCAGTGATTTACCTGCTATGA